The following coding sequences are from one Psychrobacter sp. AH5 window:
- the dapC gene encoding succinyldiaminopimelate transaminase — MNHNLSHLHSYPFAKMNSLLADSIANTACSEIKLGIGEPKHPPPSFVLDVLQQNLDRFNRYPTTEGLFELRQTIAHWLEKRFFLRHVNAHQQVLPVMGTREAIFSLVQAVVNHGENHTLEPVVVMPNPFYQIYEGATILANATPYFVPCTFENNFKGDYRAVPIEVWSRTQLLFVCSPNNPTGSMMSLDDWEFIMRLSDKYGFIIASDECYSELYFDQPPIGLLQACTSFGRDNYKNCIVFHSLSKRSNLPGLRSGFVAGDADILKSYLQYRTYQGCAMPIPHQLASIAAWQDEKHVAHNRALYKEKFALWMEELGELLDLRMPDAGFYFWIKVPPLFAGDDEAFVTALYEEANIHALAGRYLSREVNGKNPGQGYVRIALVASVSESREAISRIRNMITKD, encoded by the coding sequence ATGAATCACAACTTGTCGCATCTGCATTCTTATCCGTTCGCTAAGATGAACAGTCTATTGGCCGATAGCATAGCCAATACTGCTTGTAGTGAAATAAAGCTTGGTATTGGCGAGCCAAAACATCCGCCGCCAAGTTTTGTTTTGGACGTCTTACAACAAAATCTGGACCGCTTCAATCGTTATCCAACCACAGAGGGGCTATTTGAGCTGCGTCAAACCATCGCTCATTGGTTAGAGAAGCGCTTTTTTTTGCGTCATGTTAATGCTCATCAGCAAGTTTTACCAGTCATGGGAACCCGTGAGGCTATTTTTAGCTTGGTGCAAGCAGTGGTCAATCATGGCGAGAACCATACGCTAGAACCGGTAGTAGTCATGCCCAATCCTTTTTATCAGATCTATGAAGGCGCTACTATTTTGGCAAATGCCACCCCTTATTTTGTTCCTTGTACTTTCGAGAATAACTTTAAAGGTGATTATCGCGCTGTGCCAATAGAGGTTTGGAGTCGCACACAGCTGTTATTTGTTTGTAGCCCCAATAATCCGACTGGCTCGATGATGAGCTTGGATGATTGGGAATTTATCATGCGTTTATCTGACAAGTATGGCTTTATTATTGCTAGTGACGAGTGCTATAGCGAGCTGTATTTTGATCAGCCGCCTATTGGTTTATTGCAAGCTTGTACTAGTTTTGGCCGTGATAATTATAAGAACTGCATCGTTTTTCATTCGTTGTCGAAACGCTCAAACCTTCCCGGTCTACGCTCAGGCTTTGTCGCTGGTGACGCTGATATCTTAAAGTCTTATTTACAATATCGCACTTACCAAGGCTGCGCGATGCCTATTCCTCATCAACTAGCCTCTATTGCAGCTTGGCAAGATGAGAAGCATGTGGCGCACAATCGAGCCTTGTATAAAGAGAAGTTTGCCTTATGGATGGAGGAGCTTGGCGAGCTATTAGATTTACGCATGCCGGATGCGGGGTTTTATTTTTGGATAAAAGTGCCGCCGCTTTTTGCAGGCGATGACGAGGCTTTTGTCACAGCGCTTTATGAAGAGGCTAATATTCATGCTTTGGCTGGGCGTTATCTATCGCGCGAGGTCAATGGTAAAAACCCAGGTCAAGGTTACGTGCGTATAGCCCTAGTGGCTAGCGTGTCAGAGAGCCGGGAAGCTATTAGCCGTATCCGTAACATGATCACTAAAGATTGA
- a CDS encoding D-alanyl-D-alanine carboxypeptidase, whose translation MSILSSFFTSTTTFTAPQQLRLLIAASVALLPLSAQAVLPSSMQAALSKANLSADDISVIITPIGDKAHSRLPSAIKVIDSQANVNTYTEANTLKVTEATPDNHTNKDAAAIIIDKRAIEQQDRKLQAYTDDPYTYQSLENPPPILVIDESTTIRYSNDKTANNQQSSELAQRPLAPLVSHNPHILRTPASTMKLIPSFVALDTLGADFVWFTRVYHSGLIIGNRLHGDLIIQGSGDPKMTHARLEQLLYQVQKAGIRHIDGDIIIDSSIFKKVSKNPAAFDNAPLRPYNASPDGFLVNFNSVGIYTYPLAKGQAKLSYTPQLANYQLPSRIATRSANCSQASNTLAPQWQTDKLSFNASLPESCGEHLFYINYPDAKDFAARVVAQKWQMLGNTLAGKVISQEKPYATYHSAQNTERYQRVATGLSALPLAPLPLVSYASYNLTEQIYDINHFSNNVMTEQVALAIGSYHNDRENKGSHSNDTSAANRAVISANTSANKSNVASLYHFDQPKATDYPQALQQIKHWWQNNLHSAPPYLTNGSGLCRDCTVTAANLAELLSFAYRHPSFDAYVNSLGVAGVSGTIMTHSERLPDSAAIGRAWIKTGTLSNVAAMAGYVKGQSGQDYAVVGLINTKEALNPYIARPVLDAMLDWSAQQ comes from the coding sequence ATGTCTATACTCTCTAGTTTTTTTACCTCAACTACTACTTTCACTGCTCCTCAGCAGCTGCGACTATTGATAGCGGCCTCAGTCGCTTTATTGCCATTGTCAGCGCAAGCGGTGCTGCCCTCCTCTATGCAAGCGGCACTGAGCAAAGCGAATCTAAGCGCTGATGATATCAGTGTGATTATCACCCCAATAGGAGATAAAGCCCATAGCCGTCTGCCCTCAGCGATAAAGGTAATCGACAGCCAAGCCAATGTTAATACTTATACTGAAGCAAATACACTAAAGGTAACAGAGGCTACGCCTGATAATCATACTAATAAAGATGCAGCAGCCATCATCATTGATAAGCGGGCTATTGAGCAACAAGATCGCAAGCTGCAAGCTTATACCGATGATCCTTATACCTATCAAAGCTTAGAGAATCCGCCACCGATATTAGTCATTGATGAGAGCACTACTATTCGTTATAGCAATGATAAGACCGCTAATAATCAGCAAAGCTCAGAGCTGGCTCAGCGCCCATTAGCGCCGCTAGTCAGTCACAATCCTCATATCTTGCGCACCCCTGCTAGTACGATGAAGTTGATACCAAGCTTTGTAGCGCTAGATACTTTGGGTGCCGATTTTGTTTGGTTTACTAGGGTTTATCATAGCGGTCTTATCATAGGCAATCGCTTGCACGGCGACTTGATTATTCAAGGCAGCGGCGACCCTAAGATGACCCACGCGCGGCTAGAGCAGCTGCTTTATCAAGTACAAAAGGCCGGTATTCGTCATATCGATGGCGATATCATTATCGACAGCTCAATATTCAAAAAAGTTAGTAAAAATCCGGCCGCTTTTGATAATGCTCCTTTGCGGCCTTATAACGCTAGTCCGGATGGGTTTTTGGTCAACTTTAATAGTGTCGGCATCTATACCTATCCTTTAGCTAAGGGGCAAGCTAAGCTAAGCTATACGCCGCAATTGGCTAATTATCAGCTGCCAAGCCGTATTGCTACTCGCAGCGCGAATTGCTCGCAGGCTAGCAACACCCTTGCACCGCAGTGGCAAACCGATAAATTATCTTTTAATGCCAGCTTACCAGAGAGCTGCGGTGAGCATCTTTTTTATATCAATTATCCTGATGCCAAAGACTTCGCCGCCCGCGTGGTTGCTCAAAAATGGCAGATGCTTGGCAATACTCTAGCAGGCAAAGTTATCAGTCAAGAAAAGCCCTACGCCACTTATCATAGCGCACAAAACACTGAGCGCTACCAGCGTGTGGCTACTGGATTATCGGCATTACCGCTAGCGCCATTACCGCTGGTTAGCTATGCATCTTATAATTTGACTGAGCAAATATACGATATCAATCACTTCTCCAATAACGTCATGACTGAGCAAGTGGCTTTAGCTATCGGTAGTTATCATAACGATAGGGAGAATAAAGGTAGTCATAGTAATGACACTAGTGCTGCTAACCGCGCCGTTATTAGTGCTAATACTAGCGCTAATAAATCAAACGTCGCCAGTCTTTATCACTTTGATCAACCCAAAGCGACTGATTATCCGCAGGCGTTACAGCAAATTAAGCATTGGTGGCAAAATAACCTTCACAGCGCGCCGCCTTATCTGACTAACGGCTCAGGATTATGCCGAGATTGTACCGTGACCGCTGCCAATTTAGCGGAGTTATTGAGCTTTGCTTATCGCCATCCAAGCTTTGACGCTTACGTCAATTCACTAGGCGTGGCTGGCGTTAGTGGTACTATTATGACTCATAGCGAGCGTTTGCCTGACTCAGCAGCGATCGGCCGAGCCTGGATAAAAACTGGCACTTTAAGCAACGTGGCAGCAATGGCAGGGTATGTCAAAGGTCAGTCGGGCCAAGATTATGCGGTAGTTGGACTGATCAATACTAAGGAGGCGCTCAATCCTTATATTGCTAGACCAGTACTCGATGCTATGCTTGATTGGAGCGCGCAGCAGTAA
- the map gene encoding type I methionyl aminopeptidase, which translates to MTKKSLIQSPEALDKMRIAGKLASDVLVMLDEHVKVGVSTEALNQIAHDYIVNVQDAIPAPLNYNGFPKSICTSVNHVVCHGIPSDNKLLKDGDIINIDVTVIKDGYYGDTSKMWIVGNGSIMAQRICKVAQDALYAGMSVVKNGARLGDIGAAIQEVVEPERFSIVREFCGHGISNEFHHEPQVMHYGKKGTGFELKTGMTFTIEPMINQGTWQTKILPDEWTAITKDRKLSAQWEHTMVVTDNGCEVFTTRPEEDLSFLRQ; encoded by the coding sequence ATGACAAAAAAATCTCTCATTCAGTCTCCTGAAGCTTTAGACAAAATGCGTATCGCTGGTAAGCTAGCTAGCGATGTATTAGTAATGCTAGATGAGCATGTCAAAGTTGGGGTCAGCACCGAAGCGCTCAATCAAATTGCTCATGACTATATTGTCAACGTACAAGATGCAATTCCTGCACCGCTCAACTATAACGGCTTCCCAAAATCGATCTGCACCTCAGTCAATCATGTGGTTTGTCACGGTATTCCTAGCGATAATAAGCTGCTCAAAGATGGCGATATTATCAATATTGATGTCACGGTCATCAAGGATGGCTACTACGGTGATACCTCAAAAATGTGGATCGTCGGTAATGGCTCTATCATGGCGCAGCGTATTTGCAAAGTGGCACAAGATGCGCTGTATGCAGGAATGAGCGTGGTCAAAAACGGTGCGCGTCTTGGTGATATAGGTGCGGCTATTCAAGAAGTGGTCGAGCCTGAGCGTTTTAGTATCGTGCGCGAGTTCTGTGGTCATGGTATCTCTAATGAGTTTCATCATGAGCCGCAAGTGATGCATTATGGTAAAAAAGGCACCGGCTTTGAGCTTAAGACAGGCATGACCTTTACCATTGAGCCGATGATTAACCAAGGCACTTGGCAGACGAAGATTTTGCCTGACGAGTGGACGGCGATTACCAAAGACCGTAAGCTCTCAGCCCAGTGGGAGCATACTATGGTCGTGACCGATAACGGTTGTGAGGTATTTACGACGCGCCCTGAAGAAGATTTAAGTTTTTTGCGCCAGTAG
- a CDS encoding META domain-containing protein — MRNMTKIALAATLAVGTLAGCQTTPGVTAPVAQPLTVNALEAYNWQLVDAKRANGDKVTQLFTMPNKPLTLNFFRDNGNKRVSFMNTCNNMGANYSIVNNNVQLGNVLSTMMACPEPQASFDTATMATVQGKYSLTKNANNVPILTIRNDNQIAQFKAVAK, encoded by the coding sequence ATGAGAAATATGACCAAAATAGCACTAGCCGCTACCTTAGCAGTGGGTACGCTTGCAGGTTGTCAAACTACGCCAGGCGTTACCGCACCAGTAGCTCAGCCGCTAACCGTCAATGCGCTAGAAGCTTACAACTGGCAGTTGGTAGATGCCAAACGTGCAAATGGTGATAAAGTCACTCAGCTATTTACTATGCCCAATAAACCTTTGACTTTGAATTTCTTTAGAGACAATGGCAATAAGCGCGTTAGCTTTATGAATACGTGTAATAATATGGGCGCTAACTATAGTATCGTCAACAATAACGTGCAGTTAGGTAACGTGTTGAGTACTATGATGGCTTGCCCAGAGCCGCAAGCTAGCTTTGATACTGCGACGATGGCTACTGTACAAGGCAAATATAGCCTAACTAAAAACGCTAACAATGTCCCTATCTTAACTATTCGTAATGATAACCAGATTGCTCAATTTAAAGCGGTTGCTAAGTAA
- the glnD gene encoding [protein-PII] uridylyltransferase, protein MFTCDVASVYITPLPALSPPNGTMETPLLVVNDPTKKSLLGIPEWLIQINEDISRALERGVNIRQLVTARACAIDELLTALFSWFELDKTDLALFATGGYGRGELSLYSDVDILLLAPDEIAASMTTQINGLVAMLWDIGLEPALSVRSVKDCLEAATDHTVASTLLEARLLVGNEELKDTPTAVVNKLWTQREFYEVKIEEAKNRYLQHNATEYNLEPNIKTAPGGLRDIHIIGWVTKRYFRVSKLYDLVQQNFLTEKEFDELSFAESYLWQIRHHLHELTGRNENRLLFDYQRDIAQLMGYETQPDDEPNAAVERFMRDYYRCAMQISTLSEMLTNHYFETIIEPHLPVDERPSKHPLNARFNQIGDQIAIAHHRVFAQHPEAILEMFLLMGQHGLKKVRTHTLRALKVAARGIDQNYRDNTEHQALFLANLKEQNYLFHRLRTMNRYGVLGNYIPSFAQVTGLMQYDLFHRYTVDAHTLFLIRILHRFTDDRFQQDFPLVSAIFQRIERKEILVLAAMFHDIAKGRGGNHSELGQSESIEFCLKHGMSVADANLVGWLTRYHLLMSMTAQKKDISDPEVVTVFADLVSNVTHLNHLYVLTVADMNATNPQLWNSWRASLMKQLYTQTRRILRADIDAPTNRQDMIAATRKQALQMLDTVDNQHMNREEVLRLWDDLGDEYFLREIAEDILWHTEAILAHPPMGRASDADSAPLVVLREHRELALDAVQVFVYTQDQANLFAVTMAVFDQMNLDVLDARIITATRDFALDSYVLLDRSGTLLTEKDEQEELKRRLIEAFKNPTAPKLTSKRLPRQLLHFDIPTTISFEFNEASGQHIMSLQTLDQPGLLARVGQVFLQQGIEVHSARITTLGERAEDMFYISDQNDAPLSEAMLETLKQALIASLSVRHDPSYG, encoded by the coding sequence ATGTTTACTTGTGATGTTGCCTCGGTCTATATTACGCCTCTGCCGGCGTTGTCACCTCCAAATGGCACGATGGAAACCCCTTTGCTAGTTGTCAACGACCCTACTAAAAAGTCGCTGCTTGGCATTCCTGAGTGGCTCATTCAAATCAATGAAGACATCAGCCGCGCGCTAGAACGCGGGGTCAATATTCGCCAATTAGTGACAGCGCGTGCCTGTGCGATAGATGAGCTGCTTACTGCGCTGTTTTCTTGGTTTGAGCTTGATAAGACGGATCTTGCGCTGTTTGCCACTGGCGGCTACGGACGCGGCGAGTTGTCGCTGTATTCAGACGTTGATATCTTACTGCTAGCTCCCGATGAGATTGCCGCTAGTATGACGACTCAAATCAATGGCCTAGTAGCTATGCTGTGGGACATCGGTCTTGAGCCTGCCCTGTCTGTACGTAGCGTCAAAGACTGTCTAGAAGCGGCTACCGATCATACTGTCGCTAGTACCTTGCTTGAGGCTAGGCTACTAGTAGGTAATGAGGAGCTAAAAGATACCCCTACCGCGGTGGTCAACAAGCTTTGGACGCAGCGTGAGTTTTATGAGGTCAAAATAGAAGAAGCCAAAAACCGTTACCTGCAGCATAATGCTACTGAATATAATCTTGAGCCTAATATAAAAACCGCTCCTGGCGGTCTGCGTGATATTCATATCATTGGCTGGGTGACTAAGCGTTATTTTAGAGTCAGTAAGCTTTATGACTTAGTTCAGCAGAATTTTTTGACTGAAAAAGAGTTTGATGAGCTAAGCTTTGCTGAGAGCTATCTGTGGCAAATTCGTCATCATCTACATGAGTTGACCGGGCGTAATGAGAACCGCTTATTGTTCGATTATCAGCGAGATATCGCGCAGCTGATGGGTTATGAGACTCAGCCTGATGACGAGCCTAATGCTGCAGTTGAGCGTTTTATGCGCGACTATTATCGCTGCGCTATGCAAATCTCAACATTATCTGAGATGCTAACCAATCACTATTTTGAAACCATTATAGAGCCGCACCTGCCTGTCGATGAGCGCCCAAGCAAGCATCCGTTAAATGCGCGCTTCAATCAAATCGGCGATCAAATCGCTATCGCCCATCACCGCGTCTTCGCTCAGCATCCCGAAGCTATCCTAGAGATGTTTTTACTCATGGGTCAGCATGGTCTCAAAAAAGTGCGTACTCATACGCTACGGGCGCTCAAAGTCGCAGCGCGCGGCATTGATCAAAACTATCGTGATAATACCGAGCATCAAGCACTGTTTTTGGCCAATCTAAAAGAGCAGAACTATCTGTTTCATCGTCTGCGCACTATGAACCGCTACGGGGTATTAGGCAACTATATTCCTTCTTTTGCGCAAGTCACCGGTTTGATGCAATATGACTTGTTTCATCGTTATACGGTTGACGCGCACACGCTATTTCTTATTCGGATTTTGCATAGATTTACCGATGATCGTTTTCAGCAAGACTTCCCGTTAGTCAGTGCTATCTTTCAGCGTATTGAGCGCAAAGAGATCTTGGTACTAGCGGCGATGTTCCATGATATAGCCAAAGGTCGCGGCGGCAACCATAGCGAGCTGGGACAAAGCGAATCGATTGAGTTTTGTCTCAAGCACGGCATGAGTGTTGCGGATGCCAATCTAGTAGGCTGGCTGACGCGCTATCATTTACTGATGTCGATGACCGCGCAAAAAAAGGACATCTCAGATCCAGAGGTAGTAACAGTTTTTGCCGATTTAGTCAGCAACGTCACTCATCTAAATCATCTGTATGTCCTAACCGTTGCTGATATGAATGCGACCAATCCGCAGCTATGGAACAGCTGGCGCGCCAGCCTTATGAAGCAGCTGTATACGCAGACGCGGCGGATATTACGCGCTGACATCGACGCTCCTACCAATCGTCAAGATATGATTGCTGCCACCCGTAAGCAAGCGCTACAGATGCTCGATACTGTGGATAATCAGCATATGAATCGCGAGGAAGTGCTAAGGCTATGGGACGACTTAGGCGATGAGTACTTTTTAAGAGAGATTGCAGAAGATATTCTTTGGCATACCGAGGCGATTTTGGCGCATCCGCCGATGGGTCGCGCCTCAGATGCCGATAGTGCGCCGCTAGTAGTGCTGCGTGAGCATCGAGAGTTGGCACTAGATGCAGTACAAGTGTTTGTTTACACCCAAGATCAAGCGAACTTATTTGCGGTCACCATGGCTGTGTTTGATCAGATGAATTTGGATGTACTAGATGCTCGCATTATTACCGCTACTCGCGATTTTGCTTTGGACTCTTATGTGCTGCTCGATCGTAGTGGTACTTTACTGACCGAAAAAGACGAACAAGAGGAGCTGAAACGACGTTTGATTGAGGCGTTCAAAAACCCAACAGCACCTAAACTGACAAGTAAGCGCTTGCCCCGTCAATTGCTGCATTTCGATATACCAACGACTATCAGCTTTGAATTCAATGAAGCCTCTGGTCAACATATCATGAGTCTACAAACCCTTGATCAACCCGGATTGTTAGCTCGCGTCGGACAGGTATTTTTGCAGCAAGGTATCGAGGTGCACTCAGCGCGTATCACGACTTTAGGCGAGCGCGCAGAGGATATGTTTTATATTAGTGATCAAAATGACGCGCCTTTATCTGAGGCGATGCTTGAAACTCTAAAACAGGCTTTGATAGCCAGTCTTAGCGTGCGTCATGATCCAAGCTATGGTTGA
- a CDS encoding Xaa-Pro aminopeptidase, producing the protein MPKVILSPFAMSQNTFMAIFAVTLLTACQTLPSHYTAAIDRAHPLTANMPTIDRAGRIAYIEEQGIGVTKVSTLYSIRPDGSDRQMITQLNGYLYSPAWSADGQLLAYSKQLPRQSPKIYIYDHSNQTHNLVVHNNGSNLSAVFSPDNQKLLYSSTVGGNADIYELNLADGRSKQLTTLPSTEVQPSYAADGQSFVYVSDKVRAGRPRLYRYDFASAKATLIPTDGYAASPQLSLDGTRMSYLSGSQAAIMTLATGQVVNLADTGLDEPARLSPSGQYAVYPTRQSQISGQQGGSLVIRSLTGGDSYAIGSKTGGVVRSPVWGKSLLNYH; encoded by the coding sequence ATGCCCAAAGTCATCCTTAGTCCTTTTGCTATGAGCCAAAATACTTTTATGGCTATCTTTGCCGTAACGCTTCTTACCGCCTGCCAAACTCTACCAAGCCACTATACAGCAGCTATCGATAGAGCCCATCCTTTGACCGCTAACATGCCTACTATAGACCGCGCAGGACGTATCGCTTATATCGAAGAGCAAGGCATAGGAGTTACCAAAGTCTCTACTTTATATAGTATTCGTCCTGATGGTAGCGATAGGCAGATGATAACGCAGCTCAATGGCTATCTCTATTCGCCAGCTTGGTCCGCTGATGGCCAATTGCTGGCTTATAGCAAACAATTACCGCGCCAAAGCCCCAAGATTTATATCTACGATCACAGTAATCAAACCCATAACCTCGTTGTCCATAATAATGGTAGCAATCTATCTGCGGTATTTTCTCCCGATAATCAAAAACTGCTTTATAGCTCCACGGTCGGCGGCAATGCTGATATTTATGAGCTAAACCTCGCTGATGGTAGGAGCAAACAGCTAACGACTTTGCCAAGTACCGAAGTGCAACCTAGTTACGCCGCTGACGGTCAAAGCTTTGTTTATGTCAGTGATAAAGTTCGCGCCGGTCGTCCCCGGTTGTATCGCTATGATTTTGCTAGCGCTAAAGCCACGCTTATACCAACTGATGGCTATGCTGCCAGCCCGCAGTTGAGCTTAGATGGTACGCGCATGAGCTATCTCAGTGGTAGCCAAGCTGCGATAATGACGTTAGCCACCGGACAAGTTGTCAATCTAGCTGACACTGGACTTGATGAGCCGGCAAGACTATCTCCCTCTGGTCAATACGCGGTTTATCCGACAAGGCAGTCGCAAATAAGCGGACAGCAGGGCGGCAGTTTGGTTATTCGCTCTTTGACGGGCGGCGATAGTTACGCCATAGGCAGTAAAACAGGCGGAGTAGTGCGTTCACCAGTGTGGGGAAAGTCGCTTCTTAATTATCATTGA
- a CDS encoding DUF294 nucleotidyltransferase-like domain-containing protein: MNHLDFTQPPFDVLSLAERQSIRKHTKIRYLAADESLPAEDLQYFYVVIKGQIEQSLAGEFVAAYLGSNHSDHLHSNDWFDSRRTPQSTQSDSSSTQPYDYRASEDTLLLQIDGAAIDKISAQNHLVRQLLSDKLPEKIKALQQRQGTTSQNLSISNTGYTAQQEVQQIMLQPVTDVTLLSVHIIDASSSLQQAAQVMTEARLKHVLVRPATELPDHSTLADSAFHNANDSQFGILTDADICRAVSDEQNPATTPCQDYASFNLRTINADSEIGDALLTMTRYRIHRLPVIDNNGKVVGILGQSDMLAYIGQHSQLISIQIEQAKDFESIDTAVELIGRYIRAQQQNGVKIGVVSRMVQTLNAQVFTKLWQLIVPEEVLQNTCVIVMGSEGRGEQIMRTDQDNALIIRDGFEHPQLAQFAETFNHQLATLGYPLCDGNIMMTNPMWRQPLKKFEAQISLWFRNTDAMHGIYLSAILDGEYVCGDESLLTQVRNHLKVAHRQSDPMFVRQFARAALQFGDVNQWWQRFVPILGKPSSSTIDLKKAGIFPLVHGIRAMALEYDILHVPSTRDRLKALVQARVMNQERATTLSEALEFFMGQRLAVALATDDKYARQVDPLTLSALERDVLKECLAVVKSFKNQLRQHYQLEIN, from the coding sequence ATGAACCATCTTGATTTTACTCAACCGCCCTTCGATGTCTTGAGCTTAGCTGAGCGTCAAAGCATTAGAAAACATACAAAGATACGTTATTTAGCAGCAGATGAGAGTTTACCCGCTGAGGATTTACAGTATTTTTATGTGGTAATAAAAGGTCAAATTGAGCAAAGCTTGGCAGGTGAGTTTGTCGCTGCTTACTTAGGAAGCAATCACTCCGATCATCTTCATAGTAATGATTGGTTTGATAGTCGCCGTACTCCCCAATCCACTCAAAGCGATTCGTCATCTACTCAGCCTTATGATTACCGCGCTAGCGAAGATACGCTATTGCTGCAAATAGATGGCGCTGCTATCGATAAAATCAGTGCCCAAAATCATCTGGTGCGTCAGCTCCTCTCCGACAAATTACCCGAAAAGATAAAAGCCTTACAACAACGCCAAGGCACCACCTCACAAAACCTATCTATCAGTAATACCGGTTATACTGCTCAGCAAGAAGTACAACAAATTATGCTGCAACCTGTGACCGATGTAACCTTATTATCGGTACATATTATTGATGCAAGTAGTAGTTTGCAACAAGCTGCTCAAGTTATGACAGAGGCTCGGCTCAAGCATGTTTTAGTTCGTCCTGCCACTGAATTACCGGATCATTCTACCTTGGCTGACAGCGCATTCCATAATGCTAATGACAGCCAGTTTGGTATTTTGACTGATGCCGATATTTGCCGAGCGGTAAGTGATGAGCAAAATCCGGCTACAACGCCTTGCCAAGACTATGCTAGCTTTAATCTGCGTACCATCAACGCCGATAGCGAGATTGGCGATGCCTTATTGACCATGACCCGCTACCGTATCCACCGTCTACCCGTTATCGATAATAATGGCAAAGTGGTAGGTATCTTGGGTCAAAGTGATATGCTGGCCTATATCGGTCAGCACTCACAGCTGATTAGTATACAAATAGAACAAGCTAAGGATTTTGAGAGTATTGATACCGCCGTCGAGCTCATTGGTCGTTATATTCGCGCCCAGCAGCAAAACGGGGTAAAAATAGGCGTGGTCAGTAGAATGGTACAGACCCTAAACGCGCAGGTATTTACTAAACTGTGGCAACTTATTGTCCCTGAGGAAGTCCTGCAAAATACTTGCGTCATCGTTATGGGCTCTGAGGGACGCGGCGAGCAGATCATGCGTACCGATCAAGACAATGCGCTTATTATCCGCGATGGTTTTGAGCATCCACAGCTAGCGCAGTTCGCTGAGACTTTTAACCATCAATTAGCGACGCTGGGCTACCCGCTTTGTGATGGTAATATTATGATGACCAACCCAATGTGGCGACAACCGCTTAAAAAGTTTGAGGCACAAATTAGCTTATGGTTTAGAAACACTGATGCTATGCACGGTATTTATCTATCAGCGATACTTGATGGCGAGTATGTCTGTGGTGATGAGTCGCTATTGACCCAAGTTCGTAATCATCTAAAGGTCGCGCATCGTCAGTCCGATCCTATGTTTGTGCGTCAATTCGCACGCGCCGCTCTACAATTCGGTGATGTCAATCAGTGGTGGCAAAGGTTTGTGCCTATACTGGGTAAGCCCTCTAGTAGTACTATCGATCTAAAAAAAGCGGGTATCTTTCCTTTGGTACACGGCATACGGGCTATGGCCTTGGAGTACGACATCTTACATGTTCCTAGCACTCGAGATCGGCTAAAAGCCCTAGTACAAGCGCGCGTTATGAATCAAGAGCGAGCAACAACTTTAAGCGAAGCCTTAGAGTTCTTTATGGGTCAACGTTTGGCGGTCGCTTTAGCTACTGATGATAAATATGCTAGACAAGTCGATCCCTTAACGCTATCGGCGCTTGAGCGTGATGTATTAAAAGAATGCTTAGCGGTAGTAAAAAGTTTTAAAAATCAGCTGCGACAGCATTATCAGTTAGAGATTAATTGA
- a CDS encoding 3'-5' exonuclease has translation MSWLKQLSNKWQKNHLQRAELSSMFEPPVDDQWVAIDCEMTGLNPRKHHLLSVAAIHINGDTIDTGNGLHLVCRPPIMPDRDTIVIHGLRSADVEQGMSYDEMLELLLPFIDNRPIVGFCPQIDTAFLNPLIKKYMGTTLPNEVLDVRRLYSQRMGDRDPNTPKPSQQLPKILAHYNIPEFGSHDAYNDAVMTAMAFLHVR, from the coding sequence ATGAGCTGGCTAAAGCAGTTATCTAATAAATGGCAAAAAAACCACTTGCAGCGAGCTGAGCTAAGCTCAATGTTTGAGCCACCTGTAGACGATCAGTGGGTAGCGATAGATTGCGAGATGACTGGGCTAAATCCGCGTAAGCATCATCTACTCTCTGTAGCTGCCATTCATATCAATGGGGATACTATCGATACTGGCAACGGTCTACATCTGGTTTGTCGTCCGCCCATCATGCCAGATCGCGATACTATCGTCATTCATGGTCTACGTAGTGCTGATGTCGAACAAGGGATGAGCTATGATGAGATGCTCGAGCTGCTATTGCCTTTTATTGATAATAGACCGATAGTAGGGTTTTGCCCGCAGATAGATACCGCGTTTTTGAATCCTTTGATTAAGAAGTATATGGGCACCACTTTACCTAATGAGGTGCTCGATGTCAGACGTCTATACAGTCAACGTATGGGCGATCGTGATCCTAATACTCCCAAACCCTCGCAGCAATTACCAAAGATATTGGCTCACTACAATATCCCTGAATTTGGCAGTCATGACGCTTATAACGATGCGGTGATGACCGCTATGGCTTTTTTGCATGTGCGCTAA